A genomic stretch from Scomber scombrus chromosome 8, fScoSco1.1, whole genome shotgun sequence includes:
- the abhd8b gene encoding protein ABHD8, protein MLTSFMEGLLCCLTSKSVNVVVPLETSEPADGYEFVEVKPGRVLRVRHIIPDRPVVEEPTGQAGSVSCKRRITVYRNGQLYIENLGDRASPELKNCQNGETEPNSTLEVELTDCGNSTPPVSIPNSRSNSITAGKDGASETGAGGEAPAAGQLDQSQQLRKRRRKPKRTVIIDCERRISSCKGSHADVALFFIHGVGGSLDIWGSQLDFFSRLGYEVIAPDLAGHGASSAPQIAAAYTFYALAEDIRLIFKRYARKRNILIGHSYGVSFCTFLSHEYPEQIHKMVMINGGGPTALEPSLCSIFNLPTCVLHCLSPLLAWSFLKAGFARQGAKEKQLLKENNAFNVSSFVLRAMMSGQYWPEGDEVYHAELTVPILLVHGMHDKFVPIEEDQRMAEILLMAFLKVLEDGSHMVMMECPEPVNTLLHEFFLWEPAAPPPPKKESKTRPETARALSDNPKATSDPDNVRPATARQSSSNAAAEEKPDSQAKK, encoded by the exons ATGCTGACCAGCTTTATGGAGGGCCTTCTCTGCTGCCTAACATCAAAGTCAGTCAACGTCGTGGTTCCTTTAGAAACCTCAGAACCCGCTGATGGCTATGAGTTTGTAGAGGTGAAACCAGGCCGGGTATTACGGGTTCGACATATCATCCCTGACCGGCCGGTGGTGGAGGAACCCACAGGGCAGGCTGGAAGTGTCAGTTGCAAGCGGAGGATCACAGTATATCGTAATGGACAGCTATACATCGAGAACTTGGGTGACAGGGCGAGTCCAGAGCTGAAAAACTGCCAGAATGGAGAGACAGAACCCAACAGCACTCTGGAGGTCGAACTGACAGATTGTGGCAACTCCACGCCGCCCGTCAGTATCCCTAATTCCAGATCTAACTCTATCACAGCTGGAAAAGATGGGGCATCTGaaacaggagcaggaggagaggcaCCTGCTGCCGGACAGCTGGACCAGTCACAGCAACTCAGGAAGCGCAGGCGGAAGCCCAAGCGCACTGTGATAATTGACTGTGAGAGGAGGATATCATCCTGTAAAGGGAGTCATGCAGATGTGGCCCTGTTCTTCATCCATGGAGTGGGGGGCTCGCTGGATATCTGGGGAAGCCAGTTGGACTTCTTTTCTCGTCTGGGCTATGAGGTGATTGCTCCGGACCTGGCAGGTCACGGTGCCAGCTCAGCACCACAGATAGCTGCAGCGTACACTTTCTATGCCCTAGCTGAGGATATAAGACTTATCTTCAAGAGATACGCACGCAAGAGGAATATTCTCATAGGACATTCTTATGG TGTGTCGTTCTGTACGTTCCTGTCCCACGAGTATCCAGAACAGATCCACAAGATGGTGATGATCAACGGAGGTGGTCCCACAGCTCTGGAGCCCAGCCTCTGCTCCATCTTCAATCTGCCCACCTGTGTACTTCACTGCCTCTCCCCGCTGCTAGCCTGGAGCTTTCTCAA GGCTGGTTTTGCTCGGCAGGGTGCAAAGGAAAAGCAGCTGCTGAAAGAGAACAATGCCTTCAACGTGTCGTCTTTTGTGCTGCGTGCTATGATGAGTGGGCAGTACTGGCCTGAGGGGGACGAGGTCTACCATGCTGAGCTCACTGTGCCCATCCTGCTGGTTCATGGCATGCATGACAAGTTTGTCCCCATTGAAGAGGACCAGAGAATGGCAGAG ATCCTCCTCATGGCCTTCCTAAAGGTCCTGGAGGACGGCAGTCACATGGTCATGATGGAATGTCCTGAGCCTGTCAACACACTTCTGCATGAGTTTTTTCTCTGGGAGCCCGCTGCCCCTCCACCACCGAAGAAAGAGTCCAAAACACGTCCGGAGACTGCCAGGGCCCTATCTGACAACCCCAAAGCCACATCTGACCCCGACAACGTCCGACCTGCAACTGCCAGGCAATCCTCATCAAatgctgctgcagaggagaaGCCAGACAGCCAGGCCAAAAAATGA